One genomic region from Paroceanicella profunda encodes:
- a CDS encoding DUF2125 domain-containing protein — protein MSSDNDPTGGDSSASEGGIGLNKVILGFLVVLGVGTAAWAGGWFYFRGNVRDMLDAEEERIATAGGTVTYDSRIIGGFPLSYEVEYAKPVITLPGEAVRIQAPWMRGTATAFDSGAVLLAFPEKMTLTVTPPQGSGPIVFDVTSSGLTSVARLATDGGTDHTVTASSLEIAQQTPAEIRDGQMQAEDFKLDASVSADQTNVSGTLTASSLALAYSLSPTLERLVPGSSSAGDAVSTSRFSYEAYKADFAVDMPEGDSLSSLTSGATSVSLSLGAKSTAVDMTVPSLAGPVHMSGESGPSSALYSIEDGVVELSGRVADLDYTLDFSDPAVPIDGAGITGKQMEARLALPLGMREEAQEFALGLSLSDLEMDDALWDLFDDGKVLPRDPAELSLDMSGMGRWTQDPAGFATTPPEPGSNPLDMESVKLGMLELSLAGARISATGEATMDNSSAAPFPEGSVDVTLSGFDTLTGKLGDMGLLSPQELALVRGLASAYTQPGTEPDTLQSTVEMRGGSVLINGLPLQ, from the coding sequence ATGAGCAGCGACAACGACCCCACCGGCGGCGACAGCAGTGCGTCCGAGGGCGGGATCGGCCTGAACAAGGTGATCCTCGGCTTCCTGGTGGTGCTGGGCGTGGGCACCGCCGCCTGGGCGGGCGGCTGGTTCTACTTCCGCGGCAACGTGCGCGACATGCTGGACGCGGAGGAGGAGCGCATCGCCACCGCCGGCGGCACCGTGACCTATGACAGCCGCATCATCGGCGGCTTTCCGCTGTCCTACGAGGTGGAATACGCCAAGCCGGTGATCACCCTGCCGGGCGAGGCGGTGCGCATCCAGGCGCCGTGGATGCGCGGCACCGCCACCGCCTTCGACAGCGGCGCGGTGCTTCTGGCCTTCCCCGAGAAGATGACCCTCACGGTCACCCCGCCGCAGGGCAGCGGGCCGATCGTGTTCGACGTCACCTCCAGCGGGCTCACCTCCGTGGCCCGGCTCGCGACCGACGGCGGCACGGACCACACGGTCACCGCCTCCTCGCTGGAAATCGCCCAGCAGACCCCGGCGGAGATCCGCGACGGACAGATGCAGGCGGAGGATTTCAAGCTCGACGCCTCCGTCTCCGCCGACCAGACCAACGTGAGCGGCACGCTCACCGCCAGCTCCCTGGCGCTGGCCTACTCCCTCTCGCCGACGCTGGAGAGGCTCGTGCCCGGCAGCAGCTCCGCGGGAGACGCGGTTTCGACGAGCCGCTTCAGCTATGAGGCATACAAGGCGGATTTCGCCGTGGACATGCCCGAGGGCGACAGCCTGTCGAGCCTCACCAGCGGGGCGACCAGCGTGTCGCTGAGCCTCGGGGCGAAGAGCACGGCGGTGGACATGACCGTGCCGTCCCTCGCCGGCCCGGTCCACATGAGCGGAGAGAGCGGCCCCAGCTCCGCCCTCTATTCGATCGAGGACGGGGTGGTCGAGTTAAGCGGCCGGGTGGCCGATCTCGACTACACCCTGGATTTCTCCGATCCGGCCGTGCCCATCGATGGCGCCGGGATCACCGGCAAGCAGATGGAGGCGCGCCTCGCCCTGCCGCTGGGCATGCGGGAGGAGGCGCAGGAATTCGCCCTCGGCCTGAGCCTCTCGGACCTGGAGATGGACGACGCGCTGTGGGACCTGTTCGATGACGGCAAGGTGCTGCCGCGCGACCCGGCCGAGCTCAGCCTCGACATGTCCGGCATGGGCCGCTGGACCCAGGACCCGGCCGGCTTTGCCACCACGCCGCCGGAGCCGGGCTCCAACCCGCTGGACATGGAGAGCGTGAAGCTCGGCATGCTGGAGCTCAGCCTCGCGGGGGCCAGGATCTCGGCGACCGGCGAGGCCACGATGGACAACAGCTCGGCCGCGCCCTTCCCGGAAGGCTCCGTGGACGTGACCCTCTCCGGGTTCGACACGCTCACCGGCAAGCTCGGCGACATGGGGCTGCTGTCCCCGCAGGAGCTGGCGCTGGTGCGCGGGCTGGCCTCGGCCTACACCCAGCCGGGAACGGAGCCGGACACGTTGCAATCCACCGTGGAGATGCGCGGCGGTTCGGTGCTCATCAACGGGCTGCCGCTGCAATGA
- a CDS encoding glycerate kinase type-2 family protein, with product MSGESDFLRRLFEAAVDAARPARIVAGHLPAAPAGRVVVVGAGKASAAMAAELERRWPGPLAGLVITRYGHEEPCAGIGIASASHPVPDEAGAAAAARMMELVAGLGPDDLVIALISGGGSALMPLPAPGLTLADKQAVNRALLACGASIDEMNCLRRHLSGIKGGRLAAACHPARVVTLMISDVPGDDPINIASGPTVADPTTLADARAIVAKYGLELSPQVRAALEDPANESVKPGDPRLARAEAHVVAAPLASLEAAAGLARAEGHDPEILGDALEGEARELGRAMGRQALALRAEGRGALLISGGETTVTLPKDGREIGAGGRNVDFLLGLAEVLDGAPGIHAIACDTDGVDGATEVAGAVIGPDTLARAAQAGYPLARALERFDGHGFFEAAGAQVVTGPTRTNVNDFRAILVTA from the coding sequence ATGAGCGGGGAGAGCGATTTCCTGCGCCGCCTGTTCGAGGCGGCGGTCGACGCTGCGCGCCCGGCGCGCATCGTGGCCGGGCACCTGCCGGCGGCGCCGGCTGGGCGGGTCGTCGTGGTGGGGGCCGGCAAGGCCTCCGCCGCCATGGCCGCGGAGCTGGAGCGTCGCTGGCCCGGGCCGCTGGCCGGGCTGGTGATCACCCGCTACGGGCACGAGGAGCCCTGCGCGGGCATCGGGATCGCCTCCGCCTCCCACCCCGTGCCGGATGAGGCCGGGGCGGCGGCGGCGGCGCGGATGATGGAGCTGGTGGCCGGGCTGGGCCCCGACGACCTGGTGATCGCGCTGATCTCCGGCGGCGGGTCGGCGCTGATGCCGCTGCCCGCGCCGGGGCTGACGCTGGCCGACAAGCAGGCGGTGAACCGCGCGCTGCTGGCCTGCGGCGCCTCGATCGACGAGATGAACTGCCTGCGCCGGCATCTCTCGGGCATCAAGGGCGGCCGGCTGGCGGCGGCCTGCCACCCGGCCCGGGTGGTGACGCTGATGATCTCCGACGTGCCGGGGGACGACCCGATCAACATCGCCTCCGGCCCCACCGTGGCCGACCCGACGACGCTGGCGGACGCGCGGGCGATCGTGGCGAAATACGGGCTGGAGCTGTCGCCGCAGGTGCGCGCGGCCCTCGAGGACCCGGCGAACGAGAGCGTGAAGCCCGGCGATCCGCGGCTGGCGCGGGCCGAGGCGCATGTGGTCGCGGCGCCGCTCGCCTCGCTGGAGGCGGCGGCCGGGCTTGCCCGGGCGGAAGGCCATGACCCCGAGATCCTCGGCGACGCGCTGGAGGGCGAGGCCCGCGAGCTGGGCCGCGCCATGGGCCGGCAGGCGCTGGCGCTGCGCGCCGAGGGCCGCGGGGCGCTGCTGATCTCCGGCGGCGAGACCACGGTGACCCTGCCGAAGGACGGCCGGGAAATCGGCGCGGGCGGGCGCAACGTGGATTTCCTGCTCGGCCTCGCCGAGGTTCTGGACGGCGCGCCGGGCATCCACGCCATCGCCTGCGACACCGACGGGGTGGACGGCGCGACCGAGGTGGCCGGCGCGGTGATCGGGCCGGACACGCTGGCGCGGGCCGCGCAGGCGGGCTATCCGCTGGCCCGCGCGCTGGAGCGCTTTGACGGCCACGGGTTTTTCGAGGCCGCCGGCGCGCAGGTCGTCACCGGGCCCACGCGGACAAATGTGAACGATTTCCGCGCGATACTGGTCACCGCCTGA
- a CDS encoding cytochrome P450 yields the protein MKLYRENIIAVFSENDFRRPIIHGRYLALDVYTVNDPALVQETFQTKHEIFQRKTPQMRHALAPLLGDGLFVSDSETWKRRRAVVGPIIHTSKVRSFSPLMCETAVEWREHWQDLGDGAEVNVLAEMAELTAEIISRTVFGRRLGREHTSEIVAGFAEYQKHIDQMDIPSVLGLPDWFPRPRGLKVGRALRRVHGVIDEIVERFEQGTGDAEAVIGQLFAARAEGAEGAEALDREAIRNEAIVIFMAGHETTANTLAWAWFLISQSSRVRDRLQDELADVLEGRAPDIDDVRGLPYTRAIIEETLRLYPPVPILGRQALADGDINGTQVKRGSVVMVSPFMLHRKPDLWSRPDEFIPERFDERLTPRPSKYAYIPFAIGPRICPGLTFGLTEAILCLATLAQAFELDLAEGHVVRTQCRLTLRPGDTLPMLLRPRAAGAPASAAGQPLTEAPA from the coding sequence ATGAAGCTCTACCGCGAGAACATCATCGCGGTGTTCTCGGAGAACGACTTCCGCCGCCCGATCATCCACGGCCGCTACCTGGCGCTCGACGTCTACACGGTGAACGACCCCGCGCTGGTGCAGGAAACCTTCCAGACCAAGCACGAGATCTTCCAGCGCAAGACGCCGCAGATGCGCCACGCGCTGGCGCCGCTGCTGGGCGACGGGCTGTTCGTGTCCGATTCCGAGACATGGAAGCGCCGTCGCGCCGTGGTGGGCCCGATCATCCACACCTCGAAGGTGCGCTCCTTCTCGCCGCTGATGTGCGAGACGGCGGTGGAATGGCGCGAGCACTGGCAGGACCTCGGCGACGGCGCGGAGGTGAACGTGCTGGCGGAAATGGCCGAGCTCACCGCCGAGATCATCTCGCGCACGGTGTTCGGCCGGCGGCTGGGGCGCGAGCACACTTCCGAGATCGTGGCCGGCTTCGCGGAGTACCAGAAGCACATCGACCAGATGGACATTCCCTCCGTCCTCGGCCTGCCGGACTGGTTCCCCCGCCCGCGCGGGCTGAAGGTGGGCCGGGCGCTGCGCCGGGTGCACGGGGTGATCGACGAGATCGTGGAGCGGTTCGAGCAGGGCACGGGCGACGCGGAGGCGGTGATCGGCCAGCTCTTCGCCGCGCGCGCCGAGGGCGCGGAGGGGGCCGAGGCGCTGGACCGCGAGGCGATCCGCAACGAGGCGATCGTGATCTTCATGGCCGGGCACGAGACCACGGCCAACACGCTGGCCTGGGCCTGGTTTCTCATCTCGCAGAGCAGCCGTGTGCGCGACCGGCTGCAGGACGAGTTGGCCGACGTGCTGGAGGGCCGCGCGCCGGACATCGACGATGTGCGCGGCCTTCCCTACACCCGCGCCATCATCGAGGAGACCCTGCGCCTCTACCCGCCGGTGCCGATTCTCGGGCGCCAGGCGCTGGCGGACGGCGACATCAACGGCACGCAGGTGAAGCGCGGATCGGTGGTGATGGTCTCGCCCTTCATGCTGCACCGCAAGCCGGACCTGTGGAGCCGCCCGGACGAGTTCATCCCCGAGCGTTTCGACGAGCGGCTCACCCCGCGGCCGTCGAAATACGCCTACATCCCCTTCGCCATCGGGCCGCGCATCTGCCCCGGGCTCACCTTCGGTCTCACCGAGGCGATCCTGTGCCTTGCCACGCTGGCGCAGGCCTTCGAGCTGGACCTCGCGGAGGGGCATGTCGTGCGCACCCAGTGCCGGCTCACCCTGCGCCCGGGCGACACGCTGCCCATGCTCCTGCGCCCGAGGGCTGCCGGCGCGCCCGCCTCCGCCGCCGGGCAGCCGCTCACGGAGGCGCCGGCGTGA
- a CDS encoding lysophospholipid acyltransferase family protein, with the protein MKVTDVPFERTSPPPVRAPGLADFRAGGAARRAFLRYHVTDRLTGVAQVGLYHVLSVLPPAAAAAIGATLGGLVARLDWNRPYVEFMRRGMVRIRPELKGDRAGQDRLLRAWFRNAGIVRAHYPCIRKLVTPERLTVHNREIMEEAKATGKPVYLVLVHLGNWEAAGLGAGVLQLGTFFGIYEPQPNRYQNRLIYRLRRRHRLHAFPPDRHLPALLRRFACQGGENAVLFLDEVRDAENAFPLFGRPVKASSNLRFVLKLAALAEARVVPCHFVREGAGHISLRLLAHLPPPARSTNAEADATGHVLSGLFEAAIRENLEQWYMLKDMRLPPQE; encoded by the coding sequence GTGAAGGTCACGGATGTGCCCTTCGAGCGGACCTCGCCGCCACCGGTGCGGGCTCCCGGCCTGGCCGATTTCCGCGCCGGCGGGGCCGCGCGCCGGGCCTTCCTGCGCTACCACGTGACCGACCGGCTGACCGGTGTTGCGCAGGTCGGTCTCTACCACGTGCTGTCGGTTCTGCCGCCGGCCGCGGCCGCGGCGATCGGCGCCACGCTCGGCGGGCTGGTGGCGCGGCTGGACTGGAACCGGCCCTACGTGGAATTCATGCGCCGCGGCATGGTGCGCATCCGCCCGGAGCTGAAGGGGGATCGCGCGGGCCAGGACCGGCTGCTGCGCGCCTGGTTCCGCAACGCGGGAATCGTGCGGGCCCATTATCCCTGCATTCGGAAACTGGTGACGCCGGAGCGCCTCACCGTGCACAACCGCGAGATCATGGAGGAGGCGAAGGCCACCGGGAAGCCGGTGTACCTCGTCCTCGTGCACCTGGGCAACTGGGAGGCCGCGGGGCTGGGGGCAGGCGTGCTGCAGCTCGGCACGTTCTTCGGCATCTACGAGCCGCAGCCCAACCGCTACCAGAACCGGCTGATCTACCGTCTGCGCCGCCGCCACCGGCTCCACGCCTTCCCGCCGGACCGCCACCTTCCGGCGCTGCTGCGCCGGTTCGCCTGCCAGGGCGGGGAGAACGCAGTGCTGTTCCTGGACGAGGTGCGCGACGCGGAGAACGCCTTCCCCCTCTTCGGCCGGCCCGTGAAGGCCTCCTCGAACCTGCGCTTCGTGCTCAAGCTGGCCGCGCTTGCCGAAGCGCGGGTGGTGCCCTGCCATTTCGTGCGCGAGGGCGCGGGCCACATCAGCCTGCGCCTGCTGGCGCACCTGCCGCCGCCGGCCCGATCGACGAACGCGGAGGCGGACGCCACCGGCCATGTGCTCTCGGGCCTGTTCGAAGCCGCGATCCGCGAGAACCTGGAGCAATGGTACATGCTCAAGGACATGCGCCTGCCGCCGCAGGAATGA
- a CDS encoding NAD(P)/FAD-dependent oxidoreductase, producing MSMRVVVVGAGITGVCAAEWLRRDGHAVTLVDRVPPGDRGQASFGNAGLLARCSVVPVSVPGLLAKAPGMLLDPDSPLFLRWSYLPRLLPWLVPFLRNGRRERMETIVGDIAALTNDSVEQHEALAAGTPAARFIRRGEYGFLYPDRAAFEADAMSYALKRAHGFTWEEHEGAALQARDPGLQPGHGFLATFPDHGWITAPGPYVAALAETFRAGGGVVRAAEVADVKPGTVTLAGGEELQAERIVLSAGIWSRRFAEGLGYTVPLEAERGYHLMLRGASHAPSHPCMVTAGKFVVTPMEAGLRLAGVVEFGGTAAPPSAAPVDLLRRQVRKVYPGLTWEEEESWMGFRPSLPDSVPMLGESPRAPGVILAFGSQHLGLTIGPRLGRMVADLAAGRRANLDLTPYAVDRFNA from the coding sequence ATGAGCATGCGCGTTGTGGTGGTCGGGGCCGGGATCACCGGGGTCTGCGCCGCGGAGTGGCTGCGCCGGGACGGCCATGCCGTGACGCTGGTGGACCGGGTTCCGCCGGGAGACCGGGGGCAGGCCTCCTTCGGCAATGCCGGGCTGCTCGCACGCTGCTCTGTGGTGCCGGTCTCGGTGCCGGGGCTGCTGGCCAAGGCGCCGGGGATGCTGCTGGACCCCGATTCGCCGCTGTTCCTGCGCTGGTCCTACCTGCCGCGGCTGCTGCCCTGGCTGGTGCCCTTCCTGCGCAACGGCCGGCGCGAGCGGATGGAGACGATCGTGGGCGACATCGCCGCCCTCACGAACGACAGCGTGGAGCAGCACGAGGCGTTGGCCGCCGGCACCCCGGCCGCGCGCTTCATCCGCCGGGGGGAGTACGGGTTCCTCTACCCCGACCGCGCCGCCTTCGAGGCCGACGCGATGTCCTATGCCCTCAAGCGCGCGCACGGCTTCACCTGGGAGGAGCACGAGGGCGCCGCCCTGCAGGCGCGCGACCCGGGCCTGCAGCCCGGCCACGGCTTTCTGGCCACCTTCCCCGATCATGGCTGGATCACCGCGCCGGGGCCCTACGTGGCCGCGCTTGCCGAGACGTTCCGGGCCGGCGGCGGCGTGGTGCGCGCGGCGGAGGTGGCGGACGTGAAGCCCGGCACGGTCACGCTCGCAGGAGGGGAGGAGCTTCAGGCCGAGCGCATCGTGCTCAGCGCCGGCATCTGGTCGCGCCGCTTCGCCGAGGGGCTGGGCTACACGGTGCCGCTGGAGGCGGAGCGCGGCTATCACCTGATGTTGCGGGGCGCCAGCCATGCGCCCTCGCACCCCTGCATGGTCACGGCCGGAAAGTTCGTCGTCACGCCCATGGAGGCGGGGCTGCGGCTGGCCGGCGTGGTGGAATTCGGCGGCACCGCGGCGCCGCCCTCGGCCGCGCCGGTGGACCTGCTGCGCCGGCAGGTGCGCAAGGTCTACCCCGGGCTCACCTGGGAGGAGGAGGAGAGCTGGATGGGCTTCCGCCCCAGCCTGCCCGACAGCGTGCCCATGCTGGGCGAGAGCCCGCGCGCGCCGGGCGTCATCCTGGCCTTCGGCTCCCAGCATCTCGGGCTCACCATCGGGCCGCGGCTGGGCCGGATGGTGGCCGATCTCGCCGCCGGGCGCCGGGCCAATCTCGACCTCACCCCCTACGCCGTGGACCGTTTCAATGCCTGA
- a CDS encoding sulfotransferase has product MPDSLRPATRRIAMWSGPRNLSSALMRSFSARADCAVRDEPFYAAYLAATDRPHPMAAETIAAGETDPARVAHACATEERGVPVLYQKHMTHHMLPGMDLGWTAALTNAFLIRAPEAVLASYSVKHEAVDQQDIGFEKQAELFAREADRLGHAPVVVDAEDILRDPAAMLPALCAALDIPWDAAMLSWPEGPHPDDGIWAAHWYGSLWSSTGFAPWSPRPLPVLGAAEARLAEAARPHYERLHAHRIRP; this is encoded by the coding sequence ATGCCTGACAGTCTCCGCCCCGCCACCCGCCGCATCGCCATGTGGTCTGGCCCGCGCAACCTCTCCTCGGCGCTGATGCGCAGCTTCTCCGCCCGGGCGGATTGCGCCGTGCGCGACGAGCCCTTCTACGCCGCCTACCTGGCGGCCACGGACCGGCCGCACCCGATGGCCGCGGAGACGATTGCCGCCGGCGAGACGGACCCGGCGCGCGTCGCCCATGCCTGTGCCACCGAGGAGCGCGGGGTGCCGGTGCTCTACCAGAAGCACATGACCCACCACATGCTGCCGGGCATGGACCTGGGCTGGACTGCGGCGCTCACGAACGCCTTCCTGATCCGTGCGCCGGAGGCGGTGCTGGCGAGCTACTCGGTCAAGCACGAGGCGGTGGACCAGCAGGACATCGGCTTCGAGAAGCAGGCCGAGCTGTTCGCGCGCGAGGCCGACCGGCTGGGCCATGCCCCCGTGGTGGTCGACGCCGAGGACATCCTGCGCGACCCGGCCGCGATGCTGCCCGCGCTCTGCGCCGCCCTCGACATTCCCTGGGACGCGGCGATGCTGTCCTGGCCCGAGGGGCCGCACCCTGACGACGGCATCTGGGCGGCGCACTGGTACGGAAGCCTGTGGTCCTCAACCGGCTTCGCCCCCTGGTCGCCGCGCCCCCTCCCGGTGCTCGGCGCCGCCGAGGCGCGACTGGCCGAAGCGGCCCGGCCCCATTACGAGCGCCTGCACGCCCATCGCATCCGCCCCTGA